A genomic stretch from Anopheles nili chromosome X, idAnoNiliSN_F5_01, whole genome shotgun sequence includes:
- the LOC128728522 gene encoding cytochrome P450 307a1, translating into MAYTGLILAVLTIVLSVVCYFKILYEWHRKVRIQTARPARLKKLPTTDQPQSTTELVTFPQAPGPVPWPILGSLAFLGQYEVPFEGFTALAKKYGDLYSITLGSTRCLVVNNLDLIREVLNQNGRYFGGRPDFLRFHKLFGGDRNNSLALCDWSTLQQKRRNLARKHCSPSDASSYYQKMSDVGVMEMHRFMDQLDEVVTPGKDFKVKPLIMQACANMFSEYMCSVRFEYGDAQFLGVVRNFDEIFWEINQGYAVDFLPWLAPFYHRHMSKLTRWSAEIRDFILERIVNEREQTLGDDETERDFADALLKSLRLDPSVTRDTIMYMLEDFLGGHSAIGNLVMLALGYVARHPEVGRKIQREIDRTTENGRRNVTLYDTESMPYTVATIFEVLRYSSSPIVPHVATEDTCIAGYGVTKGTVVFINNYELNTSERYWTEPKRFNPSRFIETATLAQIRTDLGDSPTARQDLTGIIRTHGVSSENECTIRIERLRKNIPHFLPFSIGKRTCIGQNLVRGFSFIIIANILQKYDVHSNDLEQIKMYPACVAVPPDAYPLAFTQRTPVAQ; encoded by the exons ATGGCGTACACCGGGCTGATCCTGGCCGTGCTGACGATCGTCCTGTCGGTCGTGTGCTACTTCAAGATCCTGTACGAGTGGCACCGGAAGGTGCGCATCCAAACCGCACGGCCGGCCAGGCTGAAGAAGCTCCCCACCACCGACCAGCCGCAATCAACCACCGAGCTGGTGACGTTCCCGCAGGCACCCGGCCCGGTACCGTGGCCGATCCTTGGCAGTCTCGCCTTTCTCGGCCAGTACGAGGTCCCGTTCGAGGGGTTCACGGCGCTGGCGAAGAAGTACGGTGATCTGTACAGCATCACGCTCGGCTCGACCCGCTGCCTCGTCGTCAACAATCTCGACCTCATCCGGGAGGTGCTGAACCAGAATGGGCGCTACTTCGGCGGTCGGCCGGACTTTTTGCGCTTCCACAAGCTGTTTGGCGGTGACCGGAACAACT CACTAGCCCTGTGTGACTGGTCGACCCTGCAGCAGAAGCGTCGCAACCTCGCCCGGAAGCACTGTTCGCCGAGTGACGCCTCCAGCTACTACCAGAAGATGAGCGACGTGGGTGTGATGGAGATGCACCGCTTTATGGACCAGCTAGACGAGGTGGTCACGCCGGGCAAGGACTTCAAGGTGAAGCCGCTGATCATGCAGGCCTGCGCGAACATGTTCAGTGAGTACATgtgctcggttcggttcgagtATGGTGATGCGCAGTTCCTCGGCGTGGTGCGCAACTTCGACGAGATCTTCTGGGAGATCAATCAGGGGTACGCGGTCGACTTTCTGCCCTGGTTGGCGCCGTTCTATCACCGGCACATGAGCAAGCTGACGCGCTGGTCGGCTGAGATTCGGGACTTCATTCTGGAGCGGATCGTCAACGAACGCGAGCAGACCCTCGGGGACGATGAGACGGAGCGTGACTTTGCGGACGCGCTGTTGAAGAGCCTCCGGCTGGATCCGTCCGTCACGCGTGACACCATCATGTACATGCTGGAGGACTTCCTCGGTGGACACTCGGCGATCGGGAACCTCGTGATGTTGGCGCTTGGGTATGTGGCACGACACCCGGAGGTAGGGCGCAAGATCCAGCGCGAGATCGACCGGACGACGGAGAATGGTCGCCGGAACGTGACGCTCTACGACACCGAGAGCATGCCGTACACGGTGGCGACCATCTTCGAGGTGTTGCGGTACTCCTCCTCACCGATCGTGCCACATGTCGCGACTGAGGACACCTGCATCGCTGGGTACGGCGTCACCAAGGGTACGGTCGTGTTCATCAACAACTACGAGCTCAACACCTCCGAGCGGTACTGGACCGAACCGAAGCGCTTCAACCCAAGCCGGTTCATCGAGACGGCCACGCTCGCGCAGATCCGCACCGATCTCGGTGACTCGCCAACGGCACGTCAGGACCTCACCGGTATCATCCGGACGCACGGTGTTAGCAGCGAGAACGAGTGCACGATCCGGATCGAGCGGTTGCGCAAGAACATCCCACACTTTCTGCCGTTCAGCATCGGCAAGCGGACCTGCATCGGGCAGAACCTGGTGCGCGGGTTtagcttcatcatcatcgcaaaCATCCTGCAGAAGTACGACGTCCACTCGAACGATCTCGAGCAGATCAAGATGTACCCGGCGTGTGTTGCCGTGCCTCCTGACGCGTACCCGCTCGCTTTTACCCAACGCACCCCGGTGGCCCAGTGA
- the LOC128729068 gene encoding xaa-Pro aminopeptidase ApepP-like: MKHTRRYLVGISALLVLLVGGGVALGRALNKDDDLMEDMTPKSMDAILTEIRSLMRDYSIEAYIVPSVDAHNSEYISLHDRRYQYVTNFTGSAGTAIITLTGAAMWTDSRYHLQAEGQIDPTYWTLMKEGLAGVPTRDEWLLSHLSPGGQVGTDPFLIASTEFERLGGALARQGYRLITLERNLVDIVWNNRPPQTAEPLRPLEHAYSGRYASEKIQDLRNTLQEQSANAIVISALDEIAWLLNLRGSDIRYNPVFFAYLIVSHGALHLFTAPERINETIRVHFQTEGISVDVRDYRDVLAGIEEQVRGGNRLLVSTACSQALFAAIPADQRIQLYSPVAQLKAIKNAVEAFGMRRAHIRDGAAVVRYLHWLEQQVDEGNVTELSGAAQLREFRSQQDLFVDLSFTAISAFGPNGAIVHYSPTEDTDLQITRDGIYLIDSGGQYLDGTTDVTRSVHLGEPTAFQRECFTRVLKGFLGVASAVFPARASGTVFDVLARRALWDVGLDYGHGTGHGIGAYLGVHEYPPSFVSNSASPSNQGVVENMFSSNEPGYYEAGEFGVRLEDIVQVVPASVPHNFGGRGALTFYTNTLVPIQRALIDVELLSAAEIAHIDAYHRRVMEEVGPLLLQQEDAGAHQWLTEATLPIAGAS; this comes from the exons ATGAAGCACACTAGGCGGTATCTGGTTGGGATATCGGCTCTGCTCGTACTCCTAGTTGGTGGTGGAGTAGCACTTGGCAG GGCACTCAACAAAGATGACGACCTGATGGAGGACATGACACCGAAGTCGATGGATGCGATACTGACCGAGATACGCAGCCTCATGCGGGACTACTCGATCGAGGCGTACATCGTCCCGTCGGTGGATGCACACAAC AGTGAGTACATCTCGCTGCACGACCGCCGATATCAGTACGTTACCAACTTCACCGGTTCGGCAGGAACTGCCATCATCACGCTAACGGGAGCAGCTATGTGGACGGACTCTCGTTACCATCTGCAGGCTGAGGGACAGATAGATCCCACCTACTGGACGCTTATGAAGGAAGGGCTTGCAGGTGTTCCCACACGGGACGAGTGGCTGCTTTCGCATTTGTCCCCAGGTGGGCAGGTCGGGACGGATCCCTTCCTGATTGCTTCTACCGAGTTCGAGCGGCTTGGTGGAGCACTCGCACGTCAGGGTTACCGACTCATCACACTCGAGCGTAATCTGGTCGATATCGTGTGGAATAATCGTCCACCTCAGACGGCGGAACCACTGCGTCCACTCGAGCATGCCTACTCAGGCCGATATGCCTCAGAGAAGATACAGGACCTGCGGAACACCCTGCAGGAACAGAGTGCGAACGCGATCGTCATCAGCGCTCTGGATGAGATAGCAT GGCTCCTAAACCTGCGTGGTTCTGACATCCGCTACAACCCGGTGTTCTTCGCTTACCTCATTGTGTCTCACGGAGCGTTACACCTGTTCACGGCTCCAGAGCGCATTAACGAGACGATACGTGTTCACTTTCAGACCGAAGGTATCTCTGTGGATGTACGCGATTACCGAGACGTTCTGGCAGGTATCGAAGAGCAGGTGCGAGGTGGCAATCGGCTGCTCGTGTCAACCGCATGCAGCCAGGCGTTGTTTGCGGCCATTCCAGCGGACCAACGCATCCAGCTGTACAGCCCCGTGGCACAGTTGAAAGCGATTAAGAACGCGGTGGAAGCGTTTGGAATGCGTCGGGCGCACATCCGCGATGGAGCTGCTGTCGTGCGGTACCTTCACTGGCTCGAGCAGCAGGTTGATGAAGGTAACGTGACCGAACTGTCCGGAGCGGCTCAACTGCGGGAATTCCGCTCTCAACAGGACCTGTTCGTCGATCTCAGCTTCACCGCTATCAGCGCGTTTGGACCAAATGGAGCCATCGTACACTATAGCCCCACAGAGGACACAGACTTGCAGATTACGCGTGATGGTATATATCTGATCGACTCTGGTGGGCAGTACTTGGATGGTACAACGGATGTGACGAGATCGGTACATCTCGGAGAACCAACTGCCTTCCAACGAGAGTGCTTTACGCGTGTTCTTAAAGGCTTCCTAGGTGTCGCTTCGGCAGTGTTCCCAGCGCGAGCTTCTGGTACCGTGTTTGATGTTCTCGCCAGGCGTGCTCTATGGGACGTTGGTCTCGATTATGGACATGGAACTGGGCATGGTATAGGTGCGTACCTGGGTGTACACGAATACCCACCATCATTCGTGTCGAACAGTGCGTCTCCTTCCAATCAGGGTGTGGTGGAGAACATGTTCTCTTCCAACGAACCAGGATACTATGAAGCGGGAGAGTTCGGTGTGCGGCTTGAGGACATCGTGCAGGTTGTACCGGCCAGTGTACCACACAACTTTGGAGGGCGTGGAGCTCTCACGTTTTACACCAACACTTTAGTACCGATTCAGAGAGCACTCATCGATGTAGAGCTGCTTTCTGCGGCTGAGATCGCGCATATCGATGCCTACCATCGGCGAGTAATGGAGGAGGTTGGACCTCTGCTATTACAGCAAGAAGATGCCGGTGCACATCAGTGGTTGACTGAAGCGACACTACCGATTGCAGGCGCGAGCTAA